tttttatcttttcattttagtattaataaaacttgaaaaattacgtatatatatgaatgtgagcgtttatatattatttttttttttcctgaATGCGCgttttattttccattgataaataaatttatatttatttcgtcacatattcattatattatatttttttttttttctattttttataaaggaatttggatttttttttgttttttaattttgctgaaaaataaaaatacgtTAATTTAGTGATCCACAAaagtattaataataaaactttttttattttgaagtgattaatattttcatgtaGTTGTAAaactatataaaataatattatacacATATGTTATGTATGAtcaattaattattattaagtTTGTCTGTGGATACTAAACACAGACATATTTCACAACAGCGTATataagtataaatatttatatacagaTATTATATACCCATACTTTTAAAATGGCAATATAGTGATGTGATTATATTGAGtaggtatatatattagaaTGTAAGTTAAgttagtatatatttttttttttttgtaaaaaaatatcgatAAGCatgtttaaatttatacatGATATAGACAtaacaaagaaaaaaatacttaaccaattaaataataaattaataattaataatgataaaaatgatttgaCATTTGTTGAGAAAAATAAGCGCATCGATTCCAACACAGACTCAAACAATAATATCTTATTGGatagaaatataattaaaaatgtaactAGCCAAAACGAATTAAATTGTATGGAAATGACTACCAACAATATTAAGGGTACTGAATTGAGTTGCGTAGATGGAATATCAGAAAAACAAACAGAGAGAAGTAGTGATGACAATAACGAGGGAAGTCAAACAAAAGATGGGGCATACCTAGTTGGAAACGAAAAGGAAGGGATTAAAAATCGGGAAAAtgaaattgtaaaaaataaagaacaaaatataaacaataaaaatagtgtaaacattcatataaatagtaGTGTTATGAAAACGAgggataataataataaaatagaaaatggGATTTTTATTGATATATCAAAGTTAGCAGATTTAACAGAGGATGTTttagataatataaataagaacATTTTCAACGATGACAATGATACAAATAAGTTTAAACTAATTAAACAGAGTAACGAAGAAATACGAGATATTGTTACAACATGTGTACATGTGACAATAGATAGACTAGTACattataaagaatatataactGATATTAactatttaaatgatataaataaaaaatatctttccaaaataaatgaattaaaaaaaaatgaaaaaatattaacagatataaatgaaagACAAACAAAACAATTAATTCAACTTTCAGGACAGATaagtaatataaaaaattatgatgaaGCTTGtgatgaatataataataaagagtttaaaaaagaatcggatctaacatatttaaaaaataatttaaaaaatatggaaatagaaaataagATTCTAAAGgatgaaaaacaaaaattacaaCATTCTCTTcatgataaattattacatataaaaactaattttgaattaaaatgttatattaaacaattagaggatataataaatactaAATCAGagatgtataaaaaattaaaaatagaaaaaatatctcTAGAtgaaaaagtaaataaatattatgagcATATACAACTAATAAATTCAGatttatgtatgtataaaaatgttttatataatattaagcaaaatgaaaaaaatgaaaaaaaaaaagttataaaatttattaatgaaaataagcATAGAATACGTTCATTATGGATTAATAATGAAGGTACACAcatcaaaatgaaaaaaaaaaaaattaaaattttatataagcaGTGCCCATTGCATTGCAATTGGAATGGTAGTATTAAGCACAgtgatacaaataaaaatataagtgaTACAAACTGTAGTACTACTAAAGTGgcaaaaataaagacaTTGGTGGGTGAGAGAAAATGTCAAAGCGATTTTGATTGTGCCAGACGTAGTGacaaaaattacaaaaaaaactataaaaaaGTGGCAGTGATAAAATATCGTGACCCAACAAAagtagataaaaaaaataattttgattataGTCAAATTAGTAAAGAAAAGTTAGTAGAAATTGTAAACGATTACAAacttattttaaatgaatatcAGTTAGccgataaaaaaaaaaaaaaaaatttagatacaaatgaaaaattaaaagaagtAAAAAAACTATTATTAGATGagatggaaaaaaataaaataattcaaacaaaatatcaaaatgttttaaaaaaaatacaaaatataaatgaagatGGTATGTTAATACctgatgataaaaaaactcCTGAATCCAAAAcatttgaatataaaacatcaataaaaatacaggaacttttaaatgaaattatatttcttacaaaagaaattgaaaaaCTTAAAGATGATCAAACAGTATTAAAACAAGagataaatacaaaaagtGAAATAATTTCCAGCCTGATGAAAAGGAATGCCTTGGACGACCAAAGGCACTTTAGGTAGGttgaaaaaagtgaaaacaCATCGAGGTCCCTATTGGGCTCTCGAATTAACCAAAGGGTTTGTATACTAATTCGGTAACTGATTCTTCATTGTTTTGTTCACCTTTGCAGAATTGATGGAAATTTCAacttatttaaaaacaaactTACCTATGATGATATGAAAAAAGTTATGGAGGAGACCCTAATTGACAACATTCGGTTACGAATTGATTTGATAACCCTagggaatatatatagcgataaagattttttaatttgaatttgtttaaatttatatctgcttaaatttatatctgcttaaatttatatctaaaattattatgcaATAATTGCTAACCATTTTTGCATTTCCCTTTCTAACATGTCCGTAAAtgatatgcattttttgaTTTGTGTACATATGcactttattttatatctatatttgtttttcttctgtatatgtacattttttggcgtatataattttcgtTTTGGCTAGTTTATGCCAtccttttccttttttgcTGCTTTTTCTTTCCTTCTTGTTTTTGTTTCTAGCCAATAGTAATCTGTTGTTTgttctttaaattttcaatttttataaatccATAAAACTTTATAAGATTCACATATAAGAAAGTGCACAAGTGTGTCATCACCCTTAAGTGTTAAACATGGGAAAAGGATCTTATGATAATATTGTAATCATATTGTAAAAGTTAAACTGGCAAATTAGAATGTGAGATGATGTTACGTCCCCCACATCATGTTTAAAGAGATGTGTTCGATACAGTTGTCTGAaagatatttatttacGATGGCTTTTCGAagaattgtttttttattattattagatAGACCATcgagtatattttttccagtAAGTTTTCCAATATGATATGCACAATAgctaaataaaatttgaaagacgtttctattatttatatttgataatgttatttgttttgaattatataattttttttcttcatgttctttaataaatttatcagatatatttttgtcaaAAATAGATACCATAACTTCTAAATTCCGTCTTGATGAAAATCGATCCCAATTAAATGAACCAATAGAACACCACAAATTATCAacaacaatattttttgcatgacaatgtttattttcaaaaaaataaaattcgctagttcctttatttttatttcttagTAATAAATTATCTCCAAATTTATGTTCTacatgttttttaaaatcattaaaattaatttttttccattttaatagtttatctttttttgaatGTATATCACtatgatatttatttataagtcTGTTCTCGATATCGTACACTTTTTCAGGATCACTTGGTGAGTCGTAATGTAGtggtttttctttttctttgctaaattttttcaaaaattttttaatgatataatatgtGGCTGGTACATCACCAAAAATATCTGAATTTCCAGAGAAtagaaaagaaatatttacGCCATTTGATAAAGCATAAAATAAAGCTCGTCTTAAAAATCCTGGAGGTAAAAAATAGCTagttgtaatatatatattattagtagctccattttttataatatattcaaagGAAGATTGAATTGATTTAACTTTTCTTAACACATTTGATTCTAGTACTTGTACATAGCATGAAGAATCATCATcgtcatattttttttggtttTCTATAGGTTCACGTATAATATCTGTATTTGCCATTTTTAGAGAATCTATAAATACATCTGCTAAATCTTTTACTGCTGGtccttttaatt
The nucleotide sequence above comes from Plasmodium vinckei vinckei genome assembly, chromosome: PVVCY_01. Encoded proteins:
- a CDS encoding mitochondrial cardiolipin synthase, putative — its product is MKVENKLRDKIYKRILNKKGEEDGEGGIDFNKLVESNVEKLDINENDKNLIKTKWVNILKRNAEKYGKVSDGNKIKIYNTGYSCFKNILKSIDKCKKRVWFESYIFDDSDFAEQVVNSLCNASKRGCDVILLVDYIGSLKLKTKWVNELKENNVNVIFFNTFLNSFLNILPIFFRDHRKIIILDDSAYCGSMNVSENVIPNISNIIKTDKNEKVLDIEKGYQHDDALTDNEQETFTNGVLGKQNKCLEYYDLHIKLKGPAVKDLADVFIDSLKMANTDIIREPIENQKKYDDDDSSCYVQVLESNVLRKVKSIQSSFEYIIKNGATNNIYITTSYFLPPGFLRRALFYALSNGVNISFLFSGNSDIFGDVPATYYIIKKFLKKFSKEKEKPLHYDSPSDPEKVYDIENRLINKYHSDIHSKKDKLLKWKKINFNDFKKHVEHKFGDNLLLRNKNKGTSEFYFFENKHCHAKNIVVDNLWCSIGSFNWDRFSSRRNLEVMVSIFDKNISDKFIKEHEEKKLYNSKQITLSNINNRNVFQILFSYCAYHIGKLTGKNILDGLSNNNKKTILRKAIVNKYLSDNCIEHISLNMMWGT